ACCCGAACTGGAGGTTCAAGCCGATGACAAAAAGGGTGTAGATGACGACATTCGTGAGAAAACCGGCAAAGTACCCCAAAAGCATGCTCATGTGAGGGATCGCTCCCCGAAGAGCCCGCGCGGGTACGTGAGCAGCACGGCGATCATGGCGAGGAAGCCGACGGCCAGCCGGTACTCCGCCGGCAGGACGATGACGGACGCTTCCTGGATGATGCCGATCAGGACGCCGCCCACCGCGGCGCCGTAGGCGTTGCCGATGCCTCCCAGGATGATCGCGGCGAACATCGGCAGGAGAAGGAACCAGCCCATGTTCGGGTCGATCGGCCGGATCATGCCGTAGAGCACCCCGCCCACGGCCGCGAGGCCGCCGCCGAGGATCCACGTCCACGTGACGACGCGGTCGACGTCGACCCCCGACACCCACGCGAGCGCGGAGTTGTCGGCCATCGCGCGCATCGCGCGGCCGATCGTGGTGTACTTCAGCA
The Clostridia bacterium DNA segment above includes these coding regions:
- a CDS encoding branched-chain amino acid ABC transporter permease, whose product is LKYTTIGRAMRAMADNSALAWVSGVDVDRVVTWTWILGGGLAAVGGVLYGMIRPIDPNMGWFLLLPMFAAIILGGIGNAYGAAVGGVLIGIIQEASVIVLPAEYRLAVGFLAMIAVLLTYPRGLFGERSLT